From the Peromyscus leucopus breed LL Stock chromosome 8b, UCI_PerLeu_2.1, whole genome shotgun sequence genome, one window contains:
- the Krt10 gene encoding keratin, type I cytoskeletal 10 isoform X2 translates to MSVRYSSKQYSSSRSGGGGGGGGGGSSLRISSSKSSHGGGFSSGGFSGGSFSRGSSGGGCFGGSSGGYGSFGGGSFGGGFGVGSYGGGYGGGSYGGGSYGGGSYGGGSFGGGGYGGGFGGGYGGDGGGLLSGNEKVTMQNLNDRLASYMDKVRALEESNYELEGKIKEWYEKHGNSSQREPRDYSKYYQTIEELKNQILTLTTDNANVLLQIDNARLAADDFRLKYENEVALRQSVEADINGLRRVLDELTLSKADLEMQIESVTEELAYLKKNHEEEMRDLQNVSTGDVNVEMNAAPGIDLTQKLNNMRSQYEQLSEKNRKDIETWFNEKSKELTTEIDSNIEQMSSHKSEITELRRTVQGLEIELQSQLALKQSLEASLAETEGRYCVQLSQIQGQISVLEEQLQQIRAETECQNAEYQQLLDIKTRLENEIQTYRSLLEGEGGSGGGSYGGGRGGGGSYGGGSSGGGSHGGSYGGGSSGGGGSYGGGSSGGGGSHGGSSGGGYGGGSSSGGGHGGSSGGGQSGSGGGFKSSGSGGDQSSKGPRSAETTWDTNKTRVIKTIIEEVTPDGRVLSSMIESETKKHFY, encoded by the exons ATGTCTGTTAGATACTCCAGCAAGCAGTACTCTTCCTCCcgcagtggaggaggaggaggaggtggtggtggaggatcATCCCTCAGAATTTCCAGCAGCAAAAGCTCCCATGGTGGGGGGTTTAGCTCAGGGGGGTTCAGCGGTGGCTCTTTTAGCCGTGGGAGCTCTGGTGGAGGTTGCTTTGGGGGCTCATCAGGTGGCTATGGAAGTTTTGGAGGAGGCAGTTTCGGTGGAGGCTTTGGAGTAGGCAGCTATGGAGGAGGCTATGGAGGAGGCAGCTATGGAGGAGGCAGCTATGGAGGAGGCAGCTACGGTGGAGGTAGCTTTGGTGGAGGTGGCTACGGAGGAGGCTTTGGTGGTGGATATGGAGGAGATGGTGGCGGCCTTCTCTCTGGAAATGAAAAGGTAACCATGCAGAACCTGAACGACCGTCTGGCCTCCTACATGGATAAAGTCCGGGCTCTGGAAGAGTCAAACTATGAGCTGGAAGGTAAAATCAAAGAGTGGTATGAGAAGCATGGTAACTCAAGCCAGCGAGAGCCCCGGGACTACAGCAAATACTATCAAACCATTGAAGAACTTAAGAACCAG ATCCTCACCCTGACAACTGACAATGCCAATGTCCTGCTGCAGATCGACAATGCCAGGCTGGCAGCTGATGACTTCAGGCTGAA ATATGAGAATGAGGTGGCCCTGCGCCAGAGTGTGGAGGCCGACATCAACGGCCTGCGCAGGGTGCTGGATGAGCTGACCCTTAGCAAGGCTGACCTAGAGATGCAGATTGAGAGTGTGACTGAAGAGCTGGCTTACCTGAAGAAGAACCATGAAGAG GAAATGAGAGACCTTCAGAATGTGTCCACTGGTGATGTGAATGTGGAAATGAATGCTGCTCCAGGAATTGACCTGACTCAAAAACTGAACAACATGAGAAGCCAATATGAACAACTTTCAGAAAAGAATCGCAAGGATATAGAAACCTGGTTCAATGAGAAG AGCAAGGAACTCACCACAGAAATCGACAGCAACATTGAACAAATGTCCAGCCATAAGAGTGAAATTACTGAATTGAGACGTACTGTTCAGGGTCTGGAGATCGAACTACAGTCCCAACTGGCTCTG AAACAATCACTGGAAGCCTCCTTGGCAGAAACAGAAGGTCGCTACTGCGTGCAGCTCTCCCAAATCCAAGGCCAGATCTCCGTCCTGGAGGAACAGCTGCAGCAGATTCGGGCTGAGACCGAGTGCCAGAACGCGGAATATCAACAACTCCTGGACATTAAGACCAGACTGGAGAACGAGATCCAAACCTACCGCAGCCTgctggaaggagagggagg TTCCGGAGGCGGATCCTACGGCGGCGGACGCGGCGGCGGTGGAAGCTACGGCGGCGGCAGTTCTGGCGGCGGAAGCCACGGCGGCAGTTACGGCGGCGGAAgctccggcggcggcggcagctacGGCGGCGGAAgctccggcggcggcggcagccacGGAGGCAGTTCCGGTGGTGGCTACGGCGGCGGAAGTTCCAGCGGTGGTGGTCACGGCGGAAGTTCCGGCGGAGGCCAGAGCGGAAGCGGAGGAGGGTTCAAGTCTTCCGGGTCCGGTGGCGACCAATCGTCTAAAGGACCAAGGTCAGCAGAAACTACCTGGG ATACTAACAAAACCAGAGTGATCAAGACGATTATTGAGGAGGTGACACCTGACGGTAGAGTCCTTTCGTCTATGATTGaatcagaaaccaagaaacactTCTATTAA
- the Krt10 gene encoding keratin, type I cytoskeletal 10 isoform X1 — MSVRYSSKQYSSSRSGGGGGGGGGGSSLRISSSKSSHGGGFSSGGFSGGSFSRGSSGGGCFGGSSGGYGSFGGGSFGGGFGVGSYGGGYGGGSYGGGSYGGGSYGGGSFGGGGYGGGFGGGYGGDGGGLLSGNEKVTMQNLNDRLASYMDKVRALEESNYELEGKIKEWYEKHGNSSQREPRDYSKYYQTIEELKNQILTLTTDNANVLLQIDNARLAADDFRLKYENEVALRQSVEADINGLRRVLDELTLSKADLEMQIESVTEELAYLKKNHEEEMRDLQNVSTGDVNVEMNAAPGIDLTQKLNNMRSQYEQLSEKNRKDIETWFNEKSKELTTEIDSNIEQMSSHKSEITELRRTVQGLEIELQSQLALKQSLEASLAETEGRYCVQLSQIQGQISVLEEQLQQIRAETECQNAEYQQLLDIKTRLENEIQTYRSLLEGEGGSGGGSYGGGRGGGGSYGGGSSGGGSHGGSYGGGSSGGGGSYGGGSSGGGGSHGGSSGGGYGGGSSSGGGHGGSSGGGQSGSGGGFKSSGSGGDQSSKGPRY; from the exons ATGTCTGTTAGATACTCCAGCAAGCAGTACTCTTCCTCCcgcagtggaggaggaggaggaggtggtggtggaggatcATCCCTCAGAATTTCCAGCAGCAAAAGCTCCCATGGTGGGGGGTTTAGCTCAGGGGGGTTCAGCGGTGGCTCTTTTAGCCGTGGGAGCTCTGGTGGAGGTTGCTTTGGGGGCTCATCAGGTGGCTATGGAAGTTTTGGAGGAGGCAGTTTCGGTGGAGGCTTTGGAGTAGGCAGCTATGGAGGAGGCTATGGAGGAGGCAGCTATGGAGGAGGCAGCTATGGAGGAGGCAGCTACGGTGGAGGTAGCTTTGGTGGAGGTGGCTACGGAGGAGGCTTTGGTGGTGGATATGGAGGAGATGGTGGCGGCCTTCTCTCTGGAAATGAAAAGGTAACCATGCAGAACCTGAACGACCGTCTGGCCTCCTACATGGATAAAGTCCGGGCTCTGGAAGAGTCAAACTATGAGCTGGAAGGTAAAATCAAAGAGTGGTATGAGAAGCATGGTAACTCAAGCCAGCGAGAGCCCCGGGACTACAGCAAATACTATCAAACCATTGAAGAACTTAAGAACCAG ATCCTCACCCTGACAACTGACAATGCCAATGTCCTGCTGCAGATCGACAATGCCAGGCTGGCAGCTGATGACTTCAGGCTGAA ATATGAGAATGAGGTGGCCCTGCGCCAGAGTGTGGAGGCCGACATCAACGGCCTGCGCAGGGTGCTGGATGAGCTGACCCTTAGCAAGGCTGACCTAGAGATGCAGATTGAGAGTGTGACTGAAGAGCTGGCTTACCTGAAGAAGAACCATGAAGAG GAAATGAGAGACCTTCAGAATGTGTCCACTGGTGATGTGAATGTGGAAATGAATGCTGCTCCAGGAATTGACCTGACTCAAAAACTGAACAACATGAGAAGCCAATATGAACAACTTTCAGAAAAGAATCGCAAGGATATAGAAACCTGGTTCAATGAGAAG AGCAAGGAACTCACCACAGAAATCGACAGCAACATTGAACAAATGTCCAGCCATAAGAGTGAAATTACTGAATTGAGACGTACTGTTCAGGGTCTGGAGATCGAACTACAGTCCCAACTGGCTCTG AAACAATCACTGGAAGCCTCCTTGGCAGAAACAGAAGGTCGCTACTGCGTGCAGCTCTCCCAAATCCAAGGCCAGATCTCCGTCCTGGAGGAACAGCTGCAGCAGATTCGGGCTGAGACCGAGTGCCAGAACGCGGAATATCAACAACTCCTGGACATTAAGACCAGACTGGAGAACGAGATCCAAACCTACCGCAGCCTgctggaaggagagggagg TTCCGGAGGCGGATCCTACGGCGGCGGACGCGGCGGCGGTGGAAGCTACGGCGGCGGCAGTTCTGGCGGCGGAAGCCACGGCGGCAGTTACGGCGGCGGAAgctccggcggcggcggcagctacGGCGGCGGAAgctccggcggcggcggcagccacGGAGGCAGTTCCGGTGGTGGCTACGGCGGCGGAAGTTCCAGCGGTGGTGGTCACGGCGGAAGTTCCGGCGGAGGCCAGAGCGGAAGCGGAGGAGGGTTCAAGTCTTCCGGGTCCGGTGGCGACCAATCGTCTAAAGGACCAAG ATACTAA
- the Krt28 gene encoding keratin, type I cytoskeletal 28 — protein MFSSPLKLQLPTDKRNISPGTMSLRFSGGSRHVGLQSGSLRPPSGGAGSSAAGSGFSWALGGTLSAPGGSHAPGALGNAAAVGFSGNEGGLLSGNEKVTMQNLNSRLASYLDNVKALEEANTELERQIKNWHEKYGPGSCRGLDNDYSRYHLTIEDLKSKIISSTAANANIILQIDNARLAADDFRLKYENELTLHQNVEADINGLRRVLDELTLCRTDHELQYESLSEEMTYLKKNHEEEMKVLQCSAGGNVNVEMNAAPGVDLTVLLNNMRAEYEGLAEQNRRDAEAWFQEKSATLQQQISNDMGAATSARTELTELKRSLQTLEIELQSLSATKHSLECSLAETEGNYCSQLAHIQAQISALEEQLHQVRTETEGQKLEHEQLMDIKAHLEKEIDTYCRLIDGDENSCSSAKGFESGSSGNSSKDLSKTTLVKTVVEEIDQRGKVLSSRIHSIEEKMSKMSNGKAEQRVPF, from the exons ATGTTTAGTTCTCCTTTGAAGTTACAGCTGCCCACAGACAAGCGGAACATTAGCCCCGGCACCATGTCTCTCCGGTTTTCTGGCGGATCCAGGCATGTTGGCCTGCAGTCGGGATCCCTCAGGCCACCCAGCGGAGGAGCAGGCAGTTCGGCGGCTGGGAGTGGATTTTCTTGGGCCTTAGGAGGGACACTGAGTGCTCCTGGTGGGAGCCATGCCCCCGGTGCCCTGGgaaatgctgctgctgttggctTCTCTGGAAATGAAGGAGGTCTCCTCTCTGGGAACGAGAAGGTCACCATGCAGAACCTTAACAGCCGCCTGGCCTCTTACCTGGATAATGTGAAAGCCCTGGAGGAGGCAAATACCGAGCTAGAGAGACAGATCAAGAATTGGCATGAGAAATACGGACCCGGATCTTGCCGTGGACTTGATAATGACTATAGCCGATATCATCTGACCATCGAGGACCTTAAAAGCAAG ATTATCTCTTCCACAGCTGCTAATGCTAATATAATTCTACAGATTGATAATGCCAGACTGGCTGCTGACGACTTCCGACTAAA ATATGAAAACGAACTCACCCTACACCAGAATGTAGAGGCAGACATCAACGGATTGCGCCGCGTCCTTGACGAGCTGACCCTCTGCAGGACGGACCACGAGCTGCAGTATGAATCACTGAGTGAGGAGATGACGTATCTCAAGAAGAACCACGAAGAG GAAATGAAGGTTCTGCAGTGCTCAGCGGGAGGCAACGTGAACGTGGAGATGAACGCGGCCCCGGGGGTGGACCTCACGGTGCTGCTGAACAACATGCGAGCCGAGTACGAGGGCCTGGCGGAGCAGAACCGCAGGGACGCCGAGGCCTGGTTCCAGGAAAAG AGCGCCACGCTGCAGCAGCAGATCTCCAACGACATGGGCGCAGCCACCTCGGCCAGGACGGAGCTGACAGAGCTGAAGCGCTCGCTGCAGACCCTGGAGATTGAGCTGCAGTCGCTCTCAGCAACG AAACACTCGCTGGAGTGCTCCCTGGCGGAGACCGAGGGCAACTACTGCTCGCAGCTGGCACACATCCAGGCTCAGATCAGCGCGCTGGAGGAGCAGCTGCACCAGGTCAGGACCGAGACCGAGGGTCAGAAACTGGAACACGAGCAGCTGATGGACATCAAGGCCCACCTGGAGAAGGAGATCGACACCTACTGCCGCCTCATAGATGGAGACGAAAA ttcctGCTCCAGCGCAAAGGGCTTTGAATCTGGAAGCTCAGGGAATTCATCCAAAG ATTTATCCAAAACCACACTGGTCAAGACGGTGGTTGAAGAAATAGATCAGCGTGGAAAGGTTCTGTCATCGAGGATCCACTCCATCGAGGAAAAGATGTCCAAGATGAGCAACGGGAAGGCGGAACAGAGGGTTCCCTTCTAA